Proteins from a genomic interval of Lolium perenne isolate Kyuss_39 chromosome 1, Kyuss_2.0, whole genome shotgun sequence:
- the LOC127305986 gene encoding cytochrome P450 84A1, which yields MVGFAKIAMEWIQDPLSWLFIASVVFVVLQRRRRGNVAPFPPGPKPLPIVGNMSMMDQLTHRGLAALAKEYGGLLHIRLGKLHTFAVSTPEYAREVLQVQDGAFSNRPATIAIAYLTYDRADMAFAHYGPFWRQMRKLCVMKLFSRRRPETWLAVRDESAALVRAVARRTGESVDLGELIFKLTKNVIFRAAFGAGAVAADAEEGDGAGKQDEFIAILQEFSKLFGAFNIGDFIPWLSWADPQGINVRLRAARNALDEFIDKIIDEHMERGKNPDDADADMVDDMLAFLPEAKPKKGAAGDGVDDLQNTLRLTRDNIKAIIMDVMFGGTETVASAIEWAMAEMMHSPDDLRRLQQELVDVVGLDRNVDESDLDKLPFLKCVIKETLRLHPPIPLLLHETAEDCVVGGYSVPRGSRVMINVYAIGRDRRAWKDADVFRPSRFVQGEGEAAGLDFKGGCFEFLPFGSGRRSCPGMALGLYALELAVAQLAHGFSWELPDGMKPSELDMSDVFGLTAPRATRLFAVPTPRLACTQLLGADDAGRQA from the exons ATGGTGGGCTTCGCTAAGATCGCCATGGAGTGGATCCAAGATCCACTGAGCTGGCTGTTCATCGCCTCCGTGGTTTTCGTGGttctgcagcggcggcggcggggcaacGTGGCGCCGTTTCCCCCGGGCCCGAAACCGCTGCCGATCGTCGGCAACATGTCGATGATGGACCAGCTCACCCACCGTGGCCTGGCGGCGCTAGCGAAGGAGTACGGCGGCCTTCTCCACATCCGGCTCGGTAAGCTCCACACCTTTGCCGTGTCGACGCCAGAGTATGCCCGGGAGGTGCTGCAGGTGCAGGACGGTGCCTTCTCGAACCGTCCCGCGACCATCGCCATCGCGTACCTCACCTACGACCGAGCCGACATGGCGTTCGCGCACTACGGGCCCTTCTGGCGCCAGATGCGCAAGCTGTGCGTGATGAAGCTCTTCAGCCGGCGCCGCCCGGAGACGTGGCTCGCCGTGCGCGACGAGTCCGCGGCTCTCGTCCGCGCCGTGGCCAGGCGGACCGGCGAGTCCGTGGACCTCGGCGAGCTCATTTTTAAACTCACCAAGAATGTCATCTTCCGCGCCGCGTTCGGCGCTGGTGCGGTCGCCGCCGACGCCGAGGAGGGCGACGGAGCAGGGAAGCAGGACGAGTTCATCGCCATCCTCCAGGAGTTCTCCAAGCTCTTCGGCGCCTTCAACATCGGAGACTTCATCCCGTGGCTGAGCTGGGCGGACCCGCAGGGCATCAACGTGCGCCTCCGCGCCGCGCGCAACGCCCTCGACGAGTTCATCGACAAGATCATCGACGAGCACATGGAGAGGGGCAAGAATCCCGATGATGCCGATGCCGACATGGTGGACGACATGCTCGCGTTCCTCCCGGAGGCGAAGCCGAAGAAGGGCGCCGCCGGCGACGGCGTGGACGACCTGCAGAACACGCTCCGCCTCACCCGCGACAACATCAAGGCCATTATCATG GACGTGATGTTTGGCGGGACGGAGACGGTGGCGTCGGCGATCGAGTGGGCGATGGCGGAGATGATGCACAGCCCCGACGACCTCCGCCGCCTGCAGCAGGAGCTCGTCGACGTGGTGGGGCTCGACCGGAACGTGGACGAGTCGGACCTCGACAAGCTCCCCTTCCTCAAGTGCGTCATCAAGGAGACGCTCCGGCTGCACCCGCCCATCCCGCTGCTCCTCCACGAGACCGCCGAGGACTGCGTCGTCGGCGGCTACTCCGTGCCCCGGGGCTCCCGCGTCATGATCAACGTCTACGCCATCGGCCGCGACCGCAGGGCGTGGAAGGACGCCGACGTGTTCCGGCCGTCGCGGTTCGTGCAGGGGGAAGGGGAGGCCGCCGGGCTCGACTTCAAGGGGGGATGCTTCGAGTTCCTGCCCTTCGGGTCAGGCCGCCGCTCCTGCCCTGGCATGGCGCTCGGCCTGTACGCGCTGGAGCTCGCCGTGGCGCAGCTCGCGCACGGTTTCAGCTGGGAGCTGCCCGACGGGATGAAGCCGTCGGAGCTGGACATGAGCGACGTCTTCGGCCTCACCGCCCCGCGCGCCACCAGGCTCTTCGCCGTGCCCACGCCCCGCCTCGCATGCACCCAGCTGCTGGGAGCTGACGACGCCGGGCGCCAGGCGTGA